The following coding sequences lie in one Chionomys nivalis chromosome 8, mChiNiv1.1, whole genome shotgun sequence genomic window:
- the Pde2a gene encoding cGMP-dependent 3',5'-cyclic phosphodiesterase isoform X1, protein MGQACGHSILCRSQQYPAARPAEPRGQQVFLKPDEPPPPQPCADSLQDALLSLGAVIDIAGLRQAAKDALSAVLPRVETVYTYLLNGESRLMSEDPPHELPQEGKIREAVISGKRLSCNGLGPSDLLGKPLTRLLAPLAPGTQVLIIPLVDKEAGTVAAVILVHCGQLSDSEEWNLQAVEKHTLVALRRVQTLQQRRPEGFQNTSVDASEDQKDEKGYSDHDRKILQLCGELYDLDATSLQLKVLQYLQQETQASHCCLLLVSEDNLQLSCKVIGDKVLGEEISFPLTMGRLGHVVEDKKCIQLKDLTSDDVQQLQNMLGCELQAMLCVPVISRATDQVVALACAFNKLGGDLFTDQDEHVIQHCFHYTGTVLTSTLAFQKEQKLKCECQALLQVAKNLFTHLDDVSVLLQEIITEARNLSNAEICSVFLLDQNELVAKVFDGGVVDDESYEIRIPADQGIAGHVATTGQILNIPDAYAHPLFYRGVDDSTGFRTRNILCFPIKNENQEVIGVAELVNKINGPWFSKFDEDLATAFSIYCGISIAHSLLYKKVNEAQYRSHLANEMMMYHMKVSDDEYTKLLHDGIQPVAAIDSNFANFTYTPRSLPEDDTSMAILSMLQDMNFINNYKIDCPTLARFCLMVKKGYRDPPYHNWMHAFSVSHFCYLLYKNLELSSYLEDIEIFALFISCMCHDLDHRGTNNSFQVASKSVLAALYSSEGSVMERHHFAQAIAILNTHGCNIFDHFSRKDYQRMLDLMRDIILATDLAHHLRIFKDLQKMAEVGYDRTNKQHHRLLLCLLMTSCDLSDQTKGWKTTRKIAELIYKEFFSQGDLEKAMGNRPMEMMDREKAYIPELQISFMEHIAMPIYKLLQDLFPKAAELYERVASNREHWTKVSHKFTIRGLPSNNSLDFLDEEYEVPDLDGTRAPVNGCCSLEAE, encoded by the exons GAGACTGTCTACACCTACCTGCTGAATGGGGAGTCTAGGCTGATGAGTGAGGACCCTCCTCATGAGCTGCCACAGGAAGGAAAAATCCG AGAGGCTGTGATCTCTGGGAAGCGACTGAGCTGCAATGGACTGGGCCCCTCGGACCTGCTAGGAAAGCCCCTGACTAGGCTGCTGGCTCCGCTGGCTCCTGGCACCCAAG TGCTGATCATACCCCTGGTGGACAAGGAGGCTGGAACTGTGGCAGCTGTCATCTTG GTGCACTGTGGCCAGCTGAGTGACAGTGAGGAGTGGAACCTGCAGGCAGTGGAGAAGCAT ACTCTGGTGGCCCTGCGGAGGGTACAGACTCTGCAGCAGCGCAGGCCTGAAGGTTTCCAGAACACCTCAGTGGATGCCTCTGAAGATCAAAAGGATGAGAAGGGATACAGCGACCATGACCGAAAGATTCTGCAACTGTGTG GGGAACTCTATGACTTGGATGCCACGTCTCTGCAGCTCAAAGTCCTTCAATAT CTGCAGCAAGAGACACAGGCGTCTCACTGCTGCCTCCTGCTggtgtcagaggacaatctgcagCTTTCCTGCAAG GTCATTGGAGATAAAGTGCTGGGAGAAGAGATCAGCTTTCCT TTGACCATGGGACGCCTAGGCCACGTAGTGGAAGACAAGAAGTGCATCCAGTTGAAGGACCTAACTTCT GACGATGTGCAGCAGCTACAAAACATGCTGGGCTGTGAGTTGCAGGCTATGCTGTGTGTCCCTGTCATCAGCCGGGCCACTGACCAGGTGGTGGCTCTGGCTTGCGCCTTCAACAAGCTTGGAGGAGACTT GTTCACAGACCAGGATGAACATGTGATCCAACACTGCTTCCACTACACAGGCACGGTGCTCACCAGCACCTTGGCCTTCCAGAAGGAACAGAAGCTCAAGTGTGAGTGCCAG GCTCTTCTCCAAGTGGCGAAGAACCTCTTCACTCACCTGG ATGACGTCTCTGTCCTGCTCCAGGAGATCATCACGGAGGCCAGAAACCTCAGCAACGCGGAGAT CTGCTCGGTATTCCTGCTGGATCAGAATGAGCTGGTGGCCAAGGTGTTCGATGGCGGCGTGGTGGACGATGAG AGTTATGAGATCCGCATCCCGGCGGACCAGGGCATCGCGGGCCACGTGGCGACCACGGGCCAGATCCTGAACATCCCTGACGCATACGCCCATCCGCTTTTCTATCGCGGCGTAGACGACAGCACTGGCTTCCGCACGCGCAACATCCTCTGCTTCCCTATCAAAAACGAGAACCAGG agGTCATTGGTGTGGCTGAACTAGTGAACAAGATCAATGGGCCATGGTTCAGCAAGTTCGACGAGGACCTGGCCACAGCCTTCTCCATCTACTGCGGCATCAGCATCGCCCAC TCTCTTCTATACAAAAAGGTGAACGAGGCTCAGTACCGCAGCCACCTGGCCAATGAGATGATGATGTACCATATGAAG GTCTCTGACGACGAGTATACCAAACTTCTCCACGATGGGATCCAGCCTGTGGCTGCCATTGACTCCAACTTTGCCAACTTTACCTACACTCCTCGCTCTCTGCCCGAAGATGATACTTCTATG GCCATCCTGAGCATGCTGCAAGACATGAACTTCATCAATAACTACAAAATCGACTGCCCAACTCTGGCCCG GTTCTGCTTGATGGTGAAGAAAGGTTACCGGGACCCACCCTACCACAACTGGATGCAcgccttctctgtctctcacttcTGCTACCTGCTCTACAAGAACCTGGAGCTTTCCAGCTACCTCGA GGACATTGAGATCTTCGCCTTGTTTATTTCCTGCATGTGTCACGACCTGGACCACAGAGGCACAAACAACTCCTTCCAGGTGGCCTCG AAATCCGTGCTGGCCGCACTCTACAGCTCGGAGGGCTCTGTCATGGAG AGGCATCACTTTGCTCAGGCCATTGCTATCCTCAACACCCATGGCTGCAACATCTTTGACCACTTCTCCCGGAAG GACTACCAGCGCATGCTGGACCTCATGAGGGACATCatcttggccacagacctggcaCACCACCTCCGCATCTTCAAGGACCTGCAGAAGATGGCCGAAG TGGGCTATGACCGAACGAACAAACAGCACCACAggcttctcctctgcctcctcatgACCTCCTGTGATCTCTCTGACCAGACGAAGGGCTGGAAGACCACCAGAAAGATTGCG GAGCTGATCTACAAAGAGTTCTTCTCCCAGGGAGACTTG GAGAAGGCCATGGGCAACAGACCAATGGAGATGATGGACCGGGAGAAGGCCTACATCCCCGAGCTGCAAATCAGCTTCATGGAGCATATCGCCATGCCCATCTACAA GCTGTTACAGGACCTGTTCCCCAAGGCGGCAGAGCTGTATGAACGCGTGGCCTCCAACCGTGAGCACTGGACCAAGGTGTCTCACAAGTTCACCATCCGAGGCCTCCCGAGTAACAACTCGCTGGATTTCCTGGACGAGGAGTATGAGGTGCCCGACTTGGATGGCACCAGGGCTCCTGTGAATGGCTGCTGCAGCCTTGAGGCTGAATGA